The stretch of DNA CGGTCGTCCGTGGCGAGTCGAACGCCCCCCGCGGCGCCTTCCGCCGCATGGACTTCGAGTCGCTGGCGGTGCAACTCGTCGAGGAAGGCCTCTCCAAGGCCGACGACGCCGCGACCGACCTCCACGCCCGGATCGTCGACCGTGTCGAACGCGAAGTGATCTCCCAGGTCCTGGGCGCCTGCGACGGCGTCCAGATCAAAGCGGCCCAGCGCTTGGGGATTAACCGCAACACGCTCCACAAGAAAATTAAGGACTACGGGCTCGACGGTGGAGAGGGTGATAGCAGCTCCAAAGCTTCTTGACCAAGCAACGCGTCGAACTTGCGACAAAAAGGGAACGCGGAAAGTTGAAAGTGGAATAATGAATATCTTGGCCTTCTCTTTCCGCCTTCCCCTTTCGCCTTTCCCTTTTCATTGATGGACCTCTCCCGCATCACCGTCCTCTGCTTTGCCGCGAGCTACGCCGTCGCTCTGGGGCTGGAGGCGCTGGCGCTGGTGCGGCGGCGTGGGGGGGGGCAGCTTTCGGCGACGCTTTCGGGGGGACGGCGGTGGGGGACCTTGGGAGTCACCGTCGCGGGGTTGTTTGCCCACTTCGTGTACCTCTCTCTTCAAGCCAGCAAGGCGGCGACGCCGCTGTCGAGCCCCGCTGACTGGTGCCTGATCGCCGGGGCGGTGCTGGCCGCCATCTACTTGGCGATGTCGCTGACGCACTCGCGCTGGGCGGTGGGCTTGTTCCTGCTACCGATTGTGCTGGCGCTCGTGGGCCTCTCACAGACGGCGAGCAGCGAGCCCTTCGCTCCCGAGCGCGCGTCGCGCTTCTGGGGCATGACCCACGGCTGGCTGCTCGTGGCCGCGGCGGCGTCGGTCTCGGTCGGCTTCGTCGCGGGGCTGATGTATCTGCTGCAGAGCTGGCGGCTGCGGCGACGCTTGCCGGCGTCGGAGGGAATCACCCTTCCCAGTCTCGAATGGCTTGAAGGCGCCAGCAGCCGTTCGCTCGCGCTGTCGGTGTGGCTGACCGCTGGCGGGTTCCTGTCGGGGCTCGTGCTGTCGCGTCTCAACCGCGGCGCCGAAGTGGATTATCTGCTGTGGACCGACCCGGTCGTAATCACTTCGGCGGCGCTGCTCGGCTGGCTCTTGGCGGCGGTCGTCTTCCGCTGGGTCTACCCACCCGCACGGACGGGACGAAAGGTCGCGTACCTGACGGTCACCGCGTTTGGTTTCATGGCGATCACGCTCGTGTCGCTGGTGTTCTGGGGCCCCACGCACGGCATGGCGCCGCCGAGCGCGGGGAACCGCGGGGACGTCGGGAGCGCTAGGGATCGCCAAGAAGTAAGATTTGATGGCGAGCCGGCGACGTTAGTCGTCGGTGTGACGTTGGTACCCACTTCCCACCGACGACTAACGTCGCCGGCTCACCGAAGTCTTGTAAACAATCCGCATCGTGGCACTGCCCGCGGCTAGCGCCGACGGCTCAATACAACCTCAATCCCTCAACCTGGCGATCCTTGGCGCTCGAACGCGTCTTGGCGGTTCCCCCACCATGAAACTCCGGATGGTAGGCTGTTCGCACCACCATGCCGGGGCCGACGTGCGCGAACGGCTGGCGTTCACACCCGAGGAAGCCGCCGCGGCGCTGACCGAGTGGCGCGACGTGTTGCCGGGGGCCGAGGGCGTCCTGCTGGCGACCTGCAACCGCGTCGAGTTCTACGCCGCGACGCCGTCGGGCGGGCTGCCGCCGTGCCCGGGGCTGATCGCCCGCCACTTGGCCGAGTCGCGCCGCCTCTGCGTTGACGACGTGCGGCCGCACCTGATCACGCTCCGCGACGAACAAGCCGTGGATCACCTATTCCGCGTCGCGGCGAGCCTCGACAGCATGGTGCTCGGCGAGCCGCAGATCCTCGCCCAGGTGAAGCAGGCGTATGAACTGGCGCGCGACGTCGAATCGGCCGGCCCGCTGACACACGACTGCTTCCAGCGGGCTCTGCGCGTCGCGCGGCGTGTGGCGAGCGAGACCGACCTGCACAAGCACCGCGTCAGCATCCCGAGCGTGGCGATCGCCGATTTCGCGGCGCAGATCTTCGAACGCTTCGACGACAAGCGTGTGCTGGTCATCGGCGCGGGCGAGATGGCGGACGAGACGCTGCGTTATCTCACCGACCAGGGCGCGAAGGACCCGGTGATCGTCAACCGCAGCCTCGAACGCGCCGCGGCGCTCGCCATCGATTGGAAGGGCCGCGCGACGACGCTCGATCGTCTCGTGGACGAACTCGCCGAGGCGGACCTGGTGATCTCGGCGACGGCGGCGGGCGAGCCGATCCTCACGCTCGACAACTACCGCAAGTTCGTCGGCCCGAAGCGTGCACAGCGGCCGCTGTTCATGCTCGACTTGTCGATGCCGCGCGACTTCGACCCGGCGATCGGCCGCGAGCCGGGCGTCTATCTCTACTCGATCGACGACCTCGCCGCCGCGTGCGAACGCAATCGCGAGGCGCGGCGCCGCGAGCTGCCCCGCGCCGAGCGCATCATCGTCGAAGAACGCGACAAGTTCTTCGTGGACGCTCGCCATCGATTGTCGGCGCCGGTGATCGCCCGGCTGCGTGAGGGGCTCGACCTGCCGAAGCGCGCCGAGCTCGAACGGCTCTTCAACAAGCTGCCGGACCTCGACGACGCGTCACGGCGTGAGATCGAGCAGTTCGCCGACCGGCTGGTGAACAAGATGCTCCACCCGCCGATGGAGTCGCTCCGCGACGAATCGCGCGAGGGCTCGCCGCACGGCCTGGTGCGGGCGCTCAGCCGGCTGTTCCGGCTTGAGGACTGACGCATTTAAGTAAATTAACCACAGAGCCACTGAGGGCACTGAGGAAAGCACCGAGAAGAACCCCTCTGTGCGTTA from Botrimarina mediterranea encodes:
- the hemA gene encoding glutamyl-tRNA reductase, with protein sequence MKLRMVGCSHHHAGADVRERLAFTPEEAAAALTEWRDVLPGAEGVLLATCNRVEFYAATPSGGLPPCPGLIARHLAESRRLCVDDVRPHLITLRDEQAVDHLFRVAASLDSMVLGEPQILAQVKQAYELARDVESAGPLTHDCFQRALRVARRVASETDLHKHRVSIPSVAIADFAAQIFERFDDKRVLVIGAGEMADETLRYLTDQGAKDPVIVNRSLERAAALAIDWKGRATTLDRLVDELAEADLVISATAAGEPILTLDNYRKFVGPKRAQRPLFMLDLSMPRDFDPAIGREPGVYLYSIDDLAAACERNREARRRELPRAERIIVEERDKFFVDARHRLSAPVIARLREGLDLPKRAELERLFNKLPDLDDASRREIEQFADRLVNKMLHPPMESLRDESREGSPHGLVRALSRLFRLED